Genomic segment of Denticeps clupeoides chromosome 13, fDenClu1.1, whole genome shotgun sequence:
ATTCGGAATCGTCCACACGGATGTTTGAAATGAACACCCTCTGAACACCATACGGCCTTGTAGCGGTGTTCGTTTGCCGTTTCACTGGTGTGTGCATGATGTGCATAAAGCTCGTCGGGATTACGGTAGAAATCGACGGCAAGAAAACGCTGCATGCAGCGTTAACTTAGCACCATCCGAATGTGCAGCAGACCAAACGCTGGTACTGAACACCCGTTTGGTTGCTTCGAATTTCATGTGATAGCATGAAAttgctcacctgacaccacgaACGGCagagaaaaacgcctggttcagacgtccgtgtgaacgaggccttaaatCTCACCTCACGGACTGATTTGAAACATAATGTGAATTAATGTAGAAATGCGTTGATAATCGTAATTGTATCATGAGACCGATAAAGGGATCACAGCTTCATCTTCAGGTACATTCCTACCTTGCTCTTGTCCGGAATGTGTTCAGCTGTGCGGACGGTTGGTTTTGACCCAGACTGACCGCTCTGCTCCCCCATCCTGAGGACACCCTGCAGCCGTGCCCTCAGCAGTGCTGCCCGTTCTGGGCTGGTGTTTCCCCACCTGCTGAGCTGATGGCTGGTCGGCCTCCTGCTCCACGGTGGCCCTGCAGAGGAAGATCATTTTTTCATTCCCCGGCACCACAGGAAAGCCTACTGACAAGAGCATGGATTTCTCCTTGTAAGGACTTGTCGTCTGAGACCCACAACCTGGTTCCATGTTCTGCACAATGAGAAAGATATTTGTCCTCTAACATGTTCCTCTGCACCGCACTGCTGTCCCATTCATGGGCCCAGTACACATAAGCTTCCTGCACTTTCCAACCTAACACAGGCGAGCACAGACACTTCACTCCCTCTAAATGAGGAAGTAACAAAGCAGCAGCATCTGAACGCCTTGTTCACACTCTGCTGTTCTAGCATGAAATTGGATTCTTCCAAGGGGGCATTTCCCACACGGCCGGGGTGTCTAATCTCAGCCGACTGTGGTGTACATTTTAATAACCCACAGTTGACATTAAACACTGATTAGTCAATGGAAGAAAGCCCATGACTGAATGAGCATAATGAATAAACTTTAAGCAGATAAATGCAAAATCTAATGCGGCAGACATTACAAACCAGAGGGCTTCTTAtggtgagctgctgctgctgcttttctaGGGGCCTGGGCCTTGGAAGGCCAGCCATGTGGGATGCCGTGAGACCTTTGTCCAGGAGACTTCTGCCGGACCGGAGAGCTCACCCTCCCTTCTCTCTTCTTCAAGCTCTCCTGTTTACGGAGAGCGGAGTCCAGATTCTGTGGAGGAAAGAAGGGATCACGGAGATGAAACTCTGCTAATGAAAGCCCTAAATGACACAAATCATAAAGAAGCAGACCACTGTGAAAATTCTGGATGACTCTTCAAAACTAATGACCAAACACAGGCACTGAGCAACTAAATCCATACATTTATCATACATCTACtgtggcctaacaggtaaggaagcggacccgtaactGGTTCGACacgttaaaagcagaggacaagtttcgttgtgtgcaccgtgtgctgtgtttcacaatggcaatcacttcgctttcacttcatCTGAGCTGTGGGCAGCATGACAACTCAATAAATGAAGGTGAAGGTCAAACACTTTGGCCAAACTAAGCTCATTAACCAAAGTGCATGGACAGGTGGATCCAAAGCAGCTCCAGAAATTTTGGCACAGAACCTGTGGTGGCCTGCCAAAATTCTAAAATTAAAGATGGTTCAACGTCAGAGAAATCCAAAGTGCAGAGTCACGTCAACCAAGGAATCAGTAAGGAATTGGAAAATCTAAAACCTGTGGCATGAGAACTAACATTCTTCATGAATGAAACATTCATTGGGATAtctattgtttgtttgtgtgatttttgagGAGTTATTTATCCTCTAAGAAAAAGATCTCCTACATTCTTGACAGCTCTGCTATGGTGCAACTTTTAGAATGATGTAAGAAAATGAAGGTCAAGGCTCTGCAAACTATCTGGTCAATTCAACCTTGAGAAATCAACTgaacacacagtaaaaaaaaaaaaaaaaaaaaagatttgaattgTAAAAGACTGACCTCCAGCTTCTGAAGGATGTCTAGGATTGCCTCAGGAACCGCCGACCCCTGTCCCACCTCCACCTTTGCGGAGCAGAGGGAGAGCTGGCGAATCAGCTGTCCGAGGTCTTTATAATGGGCAGGAACCCTGCCCTCCGGGTCGGACAGCTGTTTGGCAAAGACCTGCACGGCTCTTACTGCACCTCTGTGGGCAGCAGCCAGTCGGTCCATGGCCCTGGTCTAGAATGGGGTACCCCAGTACATTACAGACATACAAATGGCCTTCGTCAGATTAGGGAATTGTTCACTTGTTACCTACCTTCTTTGTGCGTTTCACATTGTGCGAGTGTAGCTCCTCCAATTCCTCCTGAATGTCTCTCACCTTGATGCCGAGAAATGTAAACACTGGGGAAAATAGCTTCATATACAGCAATAAATatagggtgggccatttatatggatacaccttaataaaatgggaatggttttattatgacattgaacacattttataagtggtcagaaacttgtaaataactcatgaaagaataaagttacattaaaaccaattaccaataaatttgatgtgtcacatgaccctcttcccaaaagttggatccaatggctgacttcaaaatggccactatggtcaccacccatcttgaaaagtttgccccctcacatatactaatgtgtcACAAACAGggcgttaatatcaccaaccattcccattttatttaggtgtatccatataaatggcccaccctgtatttatCAGGATGACGACAGACCTGTTGCTGCAAGACGTAGATAATGCGTGCAGAGCGCGTAGCCTGCTCCTGACGTCGGACCTCCATTCTTCGCTGCTCATCTGGTTCCAGAGGCTCCTCCTCAAACCGTTCTTCAGACCAAAATTTATCCAACACATTAGCAGGTGACAAGTCACCAAATTACTTGACCCATAATTATTATTGATtgattacattattacattcaaTCTAAAATGAAGCAGGAAAAGGATCATTATCTAGACGCACAGTTGAAATGGTACTGTAGTCGGTACACTTTCTGTCCCACCACTAATCAGCCATGGCATGTACACATACTTCTCTGGCCCAGCGTTTCAACGCGATGGACGTAAGTGGCCAGCTCCATCTGAAGCCTACAGACCTCCTGGCTGAGCCGACAGCTGGGTTTGGGTCCAGGGTCACGGGTGGGGGGAGACTGTCCAAACTTGGGTCTGGAGGGTTTGGGGTGCTTTTGAGGGGTGTACACCAGCACCTCAGCTCCTGACTCAGTCACAAGTCGTTTCGTTTGGACATTCTGCTGTGTTTTAGGGTCAGGACGCTTCAAACCATggttcaaataataaaatattagaaaccagttgcacagaaaataaatttattaatgttagcaaaaaaaatcaactctCACAATAACATGGAGCCCAAGGGGAACGTTTTACCTGATCGAGGTCGGTGCTGATATTTTTCTGCGGGCTCCCTTCATGCTTGAAAGGGGTACGGGTGATGGATTCCTGCCGTTTCCTGTGAAGGTCTCTCTTCGCGAGTCTGACGGCAACCTGCAGCCGCTCCTCTGACAGCACAGAGAAACGCAAAGAACTGCTGCTTCTGCTCCACACACCCGACTGCTCCTGCGCCTGCGGACGCAGCTTCTCAATCACGATGGGGGCTGGCGGCGCCACGTTGGTGGCACGATTGGAGGCGCTTGCTGGCATGGCTTCATTAAACAGCAGCTGTaattaaaatggtttaaataattATACAGAGCTACACGTCAGCCTTCTAAATCTGAGGTCACTACCAAAACCGTAAGCCTTTTATTTGGTGTGGGCCAGTCTGAATCATTATCACTTCTGggttacattaaaatgtgtcgCTCTTCTCCGACTTGGACCGAGACCtgtatataaaatgtgaaaaccCTGGGTcttagtagcctggtgggtaacacactcgcctatgaaccagaagacccaggtactaacattgtgtccctgagcaagacacttaaccctgagtgtctccaggggggggactgtccctgtaactactgtctgtaagtcgctctggaataGAGTGTCTTGTAAGTGTAACCCTGATGAATACTCTCAGTCCAGCAAAATACTTTAAGCTCCAGAGACAGCAACAATGACACAAAACTACTACTACAGGACGTGCATCTGCAGAACAATTCACACACAGGGAGAACCGAAAGGaccaaaatataatataaatatcgaatacaatataaatatcGTGTATTAAATGTGTATTAATAAGGCCGATGCTCGTCGTCCGTTTAAACCAAACTAAGCAGCTGTTCTGTGTGGGAGTTCTGGTACCCGCGTTCGGGACGCTCCTGCGCCAGA
This window contains:
- the LOC114802086 gene encoding protein moonraker-like isoform X2, whose protein sequence is MTGTLQARPSVSLVGSSQPKPPPSPAGSGAGASRTRLLFNEAMPASASNRATNVAPPAPIVIEKLRPQAQEQSGVWSRSSSSLRFSVLSEERLQVAVRLAKRDLHRKRQESITRTPFKHEGSPQKNISTDLDQRPDPKTQQNVQTKRLVTESGAEVLVYTPQKHPKPSRPKFGQSPPTRDPGPKPSCRLSQEVCRLQMELATYVHRVETLGQRKRFEEEPLEPDEQRRMEVRRQEQATRSARIIYVLQQQVRDIQEELEELHSHNVKRTKKTRAMDRLAAAHRGAVRAVQVFAKQLSDPEGRVPAHYKDLGQLIRQLSLCSAKVEVGQGSAVPEAILDILQKLENLDSALRKQESLKKREGRVSSPVRQKSPGQRSHGIPHGWPSKAQAPRKAAAAAHHKKPSGPPWSRRPTSHQLSRWGNTSPERAALLRARLQGVLRMGEQSGQSGSKPTVRTAEHIPDKSKCMQARETGFQQSTVSSRLRESQMQQKEPTVPWIPTSPHSPPLQRPISKRPEPRCLFSPLKNVPDPAEQQAKARPVSDREPAYNQRHQAHKEALRQAWLDKVTTKHLRELSQLSNEETERIQRLRSEVGLPTQWAEKAEQAARERIQPLLDQAETMASADLLSEAALEDLLPDRSEADGQPLRHLQATTLESMLLRMEEMEKDQELVRRRFAHISYSDPLYWEKAKDRGLQKAVVETPGSPKPIRLTKPAVRQTGTADIVLQSPVETGVPSETSEDASPSRQHRFSGGAESSGKVRLTLPVSTARSIRKYRDVHDSYLRLVSHEAVGRFDPWSIAESLAEELMTEALADVAAEFQDVCEEYTGAVFTTEFMQPVQSPSQSVS
- the LOC114802086 gene encoding protein moonraker-like isoform X1, with amino-acid sequence MTGTLQARPSVSLVGSSQPKPPPSPAGSGAGASRTRLLFNEAMPASASNRATNVAPPAPIVIEKLRPQAQEQSGVWSRSSSSLRFSVLSEERLQVAVRLAKRDLHRKRQESITRTPFKHEGSPQKNISTDLDQRPDPKTQQNVQTKRLVTESGAEVLVYTPQKHPKPSRPKFGQSPPTRDPGPKPSCRLSQEVCRLQMELATYVHRVETLGQRKRFEEEPLEPDEQRRMEVRRQEQATRSARIIYVLQQQVRDIQEELEELHSHNVKRTKKTRAMDRLAAAHRGAVRAVQVFAKQLSDPEGRVPAHYKDLGQLIRQLSLCSAKVEVGQGSAVPEAILDILQKLENLDSALRKQESLKKREGRVSSPVRQKSPGQRSHGIPHGWPSKAQAPRKAAAAAHHKKPSGPPWSRRPTSHQLSRWGNTSPERAALLRARLQGVLRMGEQSGQSGSKPTVRTAEHIPDKSKCMQARETGFQQSTVSSRLRESQMQQKEPTVPWIPTSPHSPPLQRPISKRPEPRCLFSPLKNVPDPAEQQAKARPVSDREPAYNQRHQAHKEALRQAWLDKVTTKHLRELSQLSNEETERIQRLRSEVGLPTQWAEKAEQAARERIQPLLDQAEKLGGVWDRKGVSLRHGLSEQATDGTMASADLLSEAALEDLLPDRSEADGQPLRHLQATTLESMLLRMEEMEKDQELVRRRFAHISYSDPLYWEKAKDRGLQKAVVETPGSPKPIRLTKPAVRQTGTADIVLQSPVETGVPSETSEDASPSRQHRFSGGAESSGKVRLTLPVSTARSIRKYRDVHDSYLRLVSHEAVGRFDPWSIAESLAEELMTEALADVAAEFQDVCEEYTGAVFTTEFMQPVQSPSQSVS
- the LOC114802086 gene encoding protein moonraker-like isoform X3, which encodes MTGTLQARPSVSLVGSSQPKPPPSPAGSGAGASRTRLLFNEAMPASASNRATNVAPPAPIVIEKLRPQAQEQSGVWSRSSSSLRFSVLSEERLQVAVRLAKRDLHRKRQESITRTPFKHEGSPQKNISTDLDQRPDPKTQQNVQTKRLVTESGAEVLVYTPQKHPKPSRPKFGQSPPTRDPGPKPSCRLSQEVCRLQMELATYVHRVETLGQRKRFEEEPLEPDEQRRMEVRRQEQATRSARIIYVLQQQVRDIQEELEELHSHNVKRTKKTRAMDRLAAAHRGAVRAVQVFAKQLSDPEGRVPAHYKDLGQLIRQLSLCSAKVEVGQGSAVPEAILDILQKLENLDSALRKQESLKKREGRVSSPVRQKSPGQRSHGIPHGWPSKAQAPRKAAAAAHHKKPSGPPWSRRPTSHQLSRWGNTSPERAALLRARLQGVLRMGEQSGQSGSKPTVRTAEHIPDKSKCMQARETGFQQSTVSSRLRESQMQQKEPTVPWIPTSPHSPPLQRPISKRPEPRCLFSPLKNVPDPAEQQAKARPVSDREPAYNQRHQAHKEALRQAWLDKVTTKHLRELSQLSNEETERIQRLRSEVGLPTQWAEKAEQAARERIQPLLDQAEKLGGVWDRKGVSLRHGLSEQATDGTMASADLLSEAALEDLLPDRSEADGQPLRHLQATTLESMLLRMEEMEKDQELVRRRFAHISYSDPLYWEKAKDRGLQKAVVETPGSPKPIRLTKPAVRQTGTADIVLQSPVETGVPSETSEDASPSRQHRFSGGAESSGKVRLTLPVSTARSILWQRS